From one Rhopalosiphum padi isolate XX-2018 chromosome 2, ASM2088224v1, whole genome shotgun sequence genomic stretch:
- the LOC132919981 gene encoding ribosome biogenesis protein BRX1 homolog, translating to MAKKSLKRKQKAEEVKKQDESKVILPLVRRSDEPVTKKAKWINRERILVFGTRGISFQHRHLMKDIIKMLPHAKSANKMERKENLFVVNEMCKMSHCNKCILFDGRLQRDLYMWFSNSPDGPSIKFNVESIFTSAELKLTGNCLKGSRPLLSFDNSFDAHPQYSLLREMFVQIFGVPDHHPKSQPFVDNVLNFSVLDNRIWFRNYQILDENGAIAEIGPRFVLQPIRIFKGSFCGETLWENPFYVTPAKTRRLLKDNKKDKYANNKIQRKAKKTKELLAPFRVKPENEIFRDGNVKEKAQHLVAKNKKAF from the exons atggcGAAGAAAAGCTTGAAGAGGAAGCAAAAAGCGGAAGAAGTAAAAAAACAAGATGAGTCGAAGGTGATTTTACCTCTCGTCCGACGCTCGGATGAACCGGTTACCAAAAag gcGAAATGGATAAACAGAGAACGAATTTTAGTGTTTGGTACTCGTGGGATTAGTTTTCAACACCGCCATTTGATGAAAGATATAATCAAAATGTTGCCTCATGCAAAATCAGCAAACAAGATGGAACGTAAAGAAAATTTGTTTGTAGTCAATGAG atGTGCAAGATGTCTCACTgcaataaatgcattttatttgaTGGCAGACTGCAAAGAGATTTATACATGTGGTTTTCAAATTCGCCAGATGGGCCCAGTATTAAGTTTAATGTGGAAAGTA tatttacaagTGCTGAACTAAAATTAACCGGCAATTGCTTAAAAGGATCACGACCATTGTTGTCATTTGACAATTCTTTTGATGCGCATCCGCAATATTCTTTGTTACGAGAAAtgtttgtacaaatatttggtgTACCAGACCATCATCCCAAGAGTCAACCTTTTGTTGACAATGTTTTAAACTTCTCTGTATTAGATAATAGAATATGGTTTAGgaattatcaaatattagaCGAGAATGGTGCAATAGCTGAAATTG GACCAAGATTTGTTTTGCAACCGATTCGCATTTTTAAAGGAAGTTTTTGTGGTGAAACTCTGTGGGAAAATCCATTTTATGTTACTCCAGCAAAG acaagACGTTTATTGAAAGATAATAAGAAAGACAAGTATGCCAATAACAAAATACAGCGTAAAGCGAAGAAAACAAAGGAACTGCTTGCACCATTCCGTGTTAAACCAGAAAATGAAATATTCAGAGATGGCAATGTGAAGGAAAAGGCTCAACATTTAGTAGCTAAAAACAAAAAGgctttttaa
- the LOC132919483 gene encoding uncharacterized protein LOC132919483 codes for MPKIPSSKLKNLIAQWILPLNKNNVIFTTDGATLFCQLCNKHIPCIKKSQITQHVHTSLHQEALNRKLNTSKQLFLSESTSKKNVNEFYEDLCLSFISANIPWYKLQNPQFRAFLEKYIGKHIPDESLLRKNYLPHCYDKTLSNIKNEIGENNIWIAVDETTDINGRYVANLLVGILKSNHPTRSFLLTCKVLEKTNHSTVARFVNDGLKLLWPLGGNDEKVLLMLSDAAPYMVKTGQSLKVFYPNLIHVTCAAHMLNRVAEKVREMYPDVNSLINNIKKVFLKAPYHVQVYKELLPDIPLPPEPVLTRWGTWLEAAVFNCDHFQGLKKVIEELSKQKSPSQSILKCKSVLELKTVENELIFIKTHFLMLITAIKNLEKSNVTLVDSINLIESTIVKLQQIPGENGEKIKIKIEQLQQKNQGLTILKNVAKMLKGNNEIQFVDNFSPTMVTDLQYAPVTSVDVERSFSTYKNILTDRRTKMTPEHMEQNIVVNCFQKGELS; via the coding sequence atgccGAAAATcccatcaagtaaattaaaaaatttaattgcacAGTGGATACtaccattaaataaaaacaatgtcatTTTTACAACTGATGGTGCTACTCTTTTTTGTCAACTGTGTAACAAACACATACCATGCATTAAAAAGTCTCAGATTACACAACACGTACACACATCTTTACACCAAGAAGCTCTAAACCGTAAGTTAAATacttcaaaacaattatttttatcggaatctacttctaaaaaaaatgtaaatgaattCTATGAAGACTTATGTTTGAGTTTTATTTCTGCTAATATACCGTGGTATAAACTACAAAATCCACAATTCCgtgcatttttagaaaaatatattggcaAACATATACCCGATGAAAGTTTGTTACGTAAAAATTATCTTCCACATTGTTATGATAAGACTTTatccaatataaaaaatgaaattgggGAAAATAACATTTGGATTGCGGTTGATGAGACGACAGATATAAATGGTCGTTATGTGGCAAATTTATTGGTTGGTATATTAAAGTCAAATCATCCGACTCGTTCTTTTCTTTTAACATGTAAAGTTCTAGAAAAAACTAACCATTCTACAGTGGCTCGATTTGTGAATGATGGGTTAAAATTACTATGGCCCTTGGGCGGAAATGATGAAAAAGTGTTGTTGATGCTCTCAGATGCTGCACCATATATGGTGAAAACTGGACAgtcattaaaagtattttatcccAATTTAATTCACGTGACATGCGCAGCTCATATGCTTAATAGGGTAGCAGAAAAGGTTAGAGAAATGTATCCAGAcgtaaattcattaattaataacataaaaaaagtatttttaaaagctcCGTACCATGTTCAAGTGTATAAAGAACTGTTACCTGATATTCCGTTACCCCCCGAACCGGTATTAACAAGATGGGGAACATGGTTGGAAGCTGCTGTTTTTAACTGTGATCATTTCcaaggtttaaaaaaagttattgaagaattaagtaaacaaaaatCTCCTAGTCAGTCTATACTTAAATGTAAATCAGTTCTTGAATTAAAAACTGtagaaaatgaattaatatttattaagaccCATTTTCTTATGCTTATAACAGccataaaaaatttagaaaagtcAAATGTGACTCTTGTTGATTCGATAAATCTTATTGAAAGTACAATTGTTAAACTTCAACAAATACCTGGAGAAaatggagaaaaaataaaaataaaaattgaacaactTCAACAAAAAAATCAGGGACTCACAATTTTAAAGAACGTAGCAAAAATGTTGAaaggaaataatgaaatacaatttgtagATAATTTTTCACCTACTATGGTAACTGATTTGCAGTATGCTCCTGTGACTTCAGTTGATGTTGAACGTTCGTTCAgtacatataaaaacattttaacagatCGTCGTACGAAAATGACGCCAGAACACATGGAACAGAATATAGTTGTTAACTGTTTCCAAAAAGGAGAAttgtcttaa
- the LOC132920097 gene encoding histone-lysine N-methyltransferase EHMT2, whose amino-acid sequence MNHLKDRKPSRPDIQEILSRMKSRFSNEGDSDNDDMANEENMVTTSVVESTIKEEFSVAKSPDDEIAELMLKLNGQVDEELVASIRSRKKMYENQSEVDSTSTTNNSDETEQEKPRIILTLRPNENKPDSYVSSSNLTEYSSNSPKRKKQVNNVTPEVIPLKRSSRRSNNGNQSVLKSAIARKERTFSIDMNSKKKLPKKIKIEHEEVTNEVNVVPVSTKQPPNEKENKDIKYVPIKEEINEETITDHKKKKKKFFRGGRYNIFKKKIVQKERQKMKKAICNQVNSDLTNFDVDSSETNSERHSISVCSDIGTLMSSERNEQDDMDTSISTIDAEDKMNDSGLEIQEIHLCLCQENIQVVIVDEGKITCKAHDCMDGKVYACKNLASHLDEYGNMPMLRANVALPYVTYCQHHMRRFFLHHSCPRCGRFCSEGIFMMCKNKHFFHIGCHQNDRGCLHCGDPDVYDFELKKIVIPSKKQIQHREDFKSHVTVEVGKIKLSTLNCPPEIDIHEFSKYLQQLKDEIVDTKRTKYSVQGLYEACESNNIKRVLSILEAECNLMFTFPSNHNRTALHVACRQGNLMIVYILLKAGVDPNRVDNKMKSPMRMAAKSGHSDIVQYLIDFNGSPEIKDIQGMTSLHLAAKNGKLECCKIILNNQPSMVNWKDNGGWTPLVWACENSHIDVVKFFISFIPNTRISDDENNVALHWAAISGCLEVVQCLVEYDSEVNMLNEAGETALHIAARKNAVDIVSFLLDKGAMAWHRNKGKKRPIDLCLPNSKCYNILKNVLPEQRKPVTVIPPLNTVKLEYTELELQKPQTPIAVKTTPVLISEDITHGCEDTPIRCVNEIDDEVPVEFTYIKENCYDVGNYVDSAMSHIASCSCDGACNTNDCKCVQANGDCLYDENGRLNSDFDYFNPSVILYECNWRCRCHKQRCGNRVIQKGIKVKLELYKHKDMGWGVRTLQPISRGTFVCEYVGEIITDQKANDLKEDSYLFNLENPGATELYCIDAYNYSNVSRFINHSCDPNLMSVRSFINHHDKRFPRIAFFAVQDIKKNEQLSYDYGTTFWKVKGGLFTCKCSKANCSFSDETIDSLHIDSDNEEIEPDGNSEKSKTEKNELPDDKPLIQEVPETNKRVRNTLRQRTRLSAAINLLQQKTDRSSPSSSESSSVTVSSIKKNYSKEPNIISMPKNKLLGKTKTINLSSTVKNKESHTSESKQLLKVTDKRSLKDSGSKLIQDKLKQVVLKKSLGNKLSNGNSSPSISKKIFIGRKSSVETTEKSKICNGNKVTSGSTKLVNNKVIKNYVLRRKVLNPSKKNIANMLTDGTASNNVNKFSRLINNTKVIISSNTSSSNLKTTRDSKHSDQLIDFIKTERIGEESKTKSNIVNGQHKPPERPRTSVSEEVKVEPNDELYIINGCNDESFPHTD is encoded by the exons ATGAACCACTTAAAAGATAGAAAGCCTAGTAGGCCAGACATTCAGGAGATATTATCTAGAATGAAAAGTCGATTCAGCAATGAAGGAGATTCAGATAATGATGACATGGCTAATGAAGAAAATATGGTGACAACAAGCGTAGTTGAAAGTACTATAAAAGAAGAATTTTCTGTAGCAAAAAGCCCTGATGATGAGATTGCAGAACTCATGCTCAAGTTAAATGGACAAGTAGACGAAGAGTTAGTAGCTAGTATCAGATCTAGAAAGAAAATGTATGAAAACCAGTCTGAAGTTGATAGTACGTCGACTACAAATAATTCTGATGAAACTGAACAAGAAAAACCTAGAATCATCTTGACGTTGAGGCCTAATGAAAATAAACCTGATTCTTATGTGAGTTCTAGTAATCTTACTGAATATAGTTCTAATAGCCCGAAAAGGAAAAAACAAGTTAACAATGTCACCCCTGAAGTTATACCTCTCAAAAGATCTTCAAGAAGGTCTAACAATGGTAATCAATCAGTGTTGAAATCTGCTATTGCTCGAAAAGAAAGAACGTTCAGTATTGatatgaattcaaaaaaaaaattacctaagaaaataaaaattgagcaTGAAGAAGTTACAAATGAAGTTAATGTTGTTCCCGTTAGTACAAAACAACCTCCAAATGAGAAAGAAAATAAGGATATTAAATATGTACCAATCAAAGAAGAAATAAATGAAGAAACTATTACagatcataaaaaaaagaaaaaaaagttcttTAGAGGTggaaggtataatatttttaaaaaaaaaattgtacaaaaagaACGTCAAAAAATGAAGAAAGCTATTTGTAATCAAGTGAACTCTGATCTTACAAATTTTGATGTGGACTCATCAGAAACTAACTCAGAAAGACATTCTATTTCAG tttGTAGCGATATAGGCACATTAATGTCTAGTGAAAGAAATGAACAGGATGATATGGATACTAGTATCTCAACCATTGATGCAgaag ataaaatGAATGACAGTGGTCTTGAAATACAAGAAATTCATTTATGTTTGTGTCAAGAAAATATTCAAGTAGTAATAGTTGATGAAGGAAAAATTACATGTAAAGCTCATGATTGTATGGATGGAAAGGTTTATGCATGTAAGAATTTAGCTTCTCACTTAGATGAATATGGCAACATGCCTATGTTGAGAGCAAATGTTGCTCTACCTTATGTCACATATTGTCAGCATCATATGAGGCGCTTTTTTTTACACCACAGTTGCCCACGTTGTGGACGGTTTTGCTCAGAG GGAATATTTATGATGTGCaaaaataaacacttttttCACATTGGTTGTCATCAAAATGATAGGGGTTGTCTACACTGTGGTGATCCTGATGTATATGATTTTgaactgaaaaaaattgtaattccaTCTAAGAAACAAATCCAGCATAGAGAAGATTTTAAATCACATGTTACTGTTGAAgtgggaaaaataaaattgagtacTCTCAACTGTCCACCAGAAATTGATATACatgaattttctaaatatttgcaACAACTTAAGGATGAAATTGTTGATACCAAACGTACTaa gtattcagTTCAAGGACTTTATGAAGCTTgtgaatcaaataatataaaaagggttttatcaattttag agGCGGAATGCAATCTTATGTTCACATTTCCTAGTAATCATAACCGAACGGCATTGCATGTTGCGTGTAGACAAGGAAACCTaatgattgtatatatattactaaaagcCGGCGTTGATCCAAACCGGGTTGATAACAAAATGAAATCCCCAATGAGGATGGCTGCTAAAAGTGGTCATAGCGATATCGTTCAATATCTCATCGACTTTAATGGTAGTCCTGAAATCAAA gaTATACAGGGTATGACCTCACTTCATTTGGCTGCTAAGAATGGAAAGTTAGAATGttgtaaaattatactaaataatcaaCCTTCTATGGTAAATTGGAAAGATAATGGGGGATGGACTCCTCTTGTATGGGCTTGTGAAAATAGTCATATTGATGTCgtgaa gttttttatttcatttataccaAATACAAGGATATCAGATGATGAAAATAATGTTGCATTACATTGGGCAGCAATTTCTGGATGTCTTGAAGTTGTTCAGTGTTTGGTAGAGTATGATTCCGAAGTAAATATGCTCAATGAAGCTGGTGAAACTGCGTT ACATATCGCTGCTCGTAAAAATGCTGTAGACATAGTATCATTTCTATTAGATAAAGGTGCTATGGCTTGGCATAGAAACAAGGGGAAAAAAAGACCAATAGACCTCTGTCTTCCAAATTCaaaatgctataatatattaaaaaatgtactaccAGAACAACGTAAACCAGTTACTGTCATTCCACCTTTAAATACTGTTAAGTTAGAATATACTGAACTAGAACTTCAGAAGCCTCAAACACCTATTGCAGTGAAAACCACTCCAGTTCTTATTTCTGA aGATATAACTCATGGTTGTGAAGATACTCCAATCAGGTGTGTGAATGAAATTGATGACGAAGTACCTGTTGAATTTACGTATATCAAAGAAAACTGTTACGATGTAGGAAACTATGTTGATTCTGCCATGTCTCATATAGCT AGCTGCAGTTGTGATGGTGCTTGTAATACAAATGATTGTAAATGTGTACAAGCTAACGGTGACTGTTTGTACGATGAAAATGGGCGATTGAATTCAGATTTTGATTATTTCA atccaagtgttatattatatgagtgtAATTGGCGCTGTAGATGTCATAAACAACGATGTGGCAATAGAGTTATACAAAAaggtataaaagtaaaattggaATTGTACAAGCATAAAGATATGGGTTGGGGAGTAAGAACACTACAACCAATATCTAGAGGGACGTTTGTGTGCGA gTATGTTGGTGAAATAATTACAGATCAAAAAGCAAATGATTTAAAAGAAGAttcttatttgtttaatttagagAATCCT gGAGCTACTGAATTATATTGCATTGATGCCTATAACTATAGCAATGTGTCACGTTTTATTAATCATTCGTGTGATCCAAATCTAATGTCTGTTCGATCATTTATCAACCACCATGATAAAAGGTTTCCTAGAATAGCATTTTTTGCTGTccaagacataaaaaaaaatgaacaattaag ttATGATTATGGTACCACTTTCTGGAAAGTGAAGGGTGGCTTGTTCACGTGTAAATGTAGTAAAGCTAACTGTAGTTTTTCTGATGAAACCATTGACAGTCTTCATATTGATTCAGATAATGAAGAGATAGAACCAGATGGAAATTCTGAAAAAagtaaaacagaaaaaaatgaaCTTCCTGAtgataaaccattaattcaagAAGTGCCCGAGACCAATAAGAGAGTTCGTAACACATTACGTCAAAGAACTAGATTATCTgcagctattaatttattacaacaaaaaacagACCGCTCAAGTCCGTCCAGTAGTGAAAGTTCATCAGTGACTGTAagcagtattaaaaaaaattattccaaaGAGCCTAACATAATATCCatgcctaaaaataaattactcggGAAgacaaaaactattaatttaagtagTACAGTGAAAAACAAAGAATCCCACACAAGTGAATCCAAACAGTTGTTAAAGGTAACTGATAAACGGTCATTGAAGGATAGTGGATCAAAATTGATAcaagataaattaaaacaagttgttttaaaaaaaagtttaggcAACAAACTGTCAAATGGAAATTCTAGTCCatcaataagtaaaaaaatattcattgggAGAAAATCATCAGTAGAAACTactgaaaaaagtaaaatttgcaATGGTAATAAAGTGACCTCAGGATCAACAAAATTAgtcaataataaagttattaaaaattatgtattaagacGTAAAGTATTGAATCCtagtaagaaaaatattgcTAATATGCTAACTGATGGTACTGCTTCAAATAATGTTAACAAATTTAGTAGATTGATTAACAATACTAAGGTTATTATCTCATCTAATACTTCAAGTAGTAATCTTAAAACAACTAGAGATTCAAAACATAGTGATCAGTTAATAGACTTTATTAAAACTGAACGAATTGGTGAAGAATCTAAAACCAAATCAAACATAGTTAATGGACAACATAAGCCTCCTGAGCGACCAAGAACATCTGTATCTGAGGAAGTCAAAGTAGAACCTAATGatgagttatatattataaatggatGTAATGATGAAAGCTTTCCCCATACTGATTAA